In the genome of uncultured Pseudomonas sp., the window ACTCGGGAATTGCATAATCGCAGCATATTGCGATCACGCGGTAATCCCTTATGCGACTAACCACCAAAGGCCGTTACGCCGTCACCGCCATGCTTGATCTGGCGCTGCATGCTCAGCGCGGGCCGGTGTCTCTGGCTGATATCTCCGAGCGTCAGGGGATTTCCCTGTCTTACTTGGAGCAGCTGTTCGCCAAGCTGCGTCGCGGCAATCTGGTCTCCAGTGTGCGCGGGCCTGGCGGTGGCTATCAGCTGTCGCGAGACATGCAGGGCATTCAGGTGGCTGAAGTGATCGATGCAGTGAACGAGTCTGTTGATGCTACGCGCTGCCAAGGGCAGGGCGATTGTCACGCCGGCGATACCTGTCTGACCCACCACCTGTGGTGTGATCTCAGTCAGCAGATACACGAATTTCTCAGTGGCATCAGTCTCGCTGACTTGGTGAC includes:
- the iscR gene encoding Fe-S cluster assembly transcriptional regulator IscR, translating into MRLTTKGRYAVTAMLDLALHAQRGPVSLADISERQGISLSYLEQLFAKLRRGNLVSSVRGPGGGYQLSRDMQGIQVAEVIDAVNESVDATRCQGQGDCHAGDTCLTHHLWCDLSQQIHEFLSGISLADLVTRREVQEVAQRQDQRRCNGRTPYLDKIETSAVD